The Aquincola tertiaricarbonis genomic sequence GCATGGCCAATGCACAAGAGGTGGCGGAGGCGGTGCAGGCCGCCCGCGAGGGCGGCTGCCGCGAGCTGGCGGTGCTGCGCTGCGTGAGCGGCTACCCCGCGGCGCCGCAGGACTACAACCTGCGCGCCATCCCCGACCTGGTACAGCGCCACGGCGTGGTGGCCGGCTTGTCGGACCACACGTTGGACGACACCACGGCCATCGCCAGCGTGGCGCTGGGGGCCGCGCTGGTGGAAAAGCACTACACGCTGGACCGCAACGGCGGCGGCCCGGACGATGCCTTCTCGCTCGAGCCCGCAGAGCTGGCTCGCTTGTGCCGCCACCTGCGCACGGCCTGGCAGGCGCTGGGCGTGGTGCGCTACGGCCCCGCGGCCAGCGAGAACGGCAACGTCAAGTTCCGCCGCTCGGTGTACTTCGTCAAGGATCTGGCCGAGGGCGAGGTGGTGACCGAAGACGCCATCCGCGTGGTGCGGCCCGGCTATGGCGCCGCGCCCAAGCACTACGAAGCTTTCCTCGGCAAGCGCATGCGCCGGGCGGTGGCGCGTTACACGCCGGCGCAGCTGGCCGACGTGGGCTGAGTCAGCGGCGGGACGCCGCTCGGGCGTCAGGCCGCCGGCCTGTCAATGTCGGCAGGCTTGTCAGGCGTCGAACAGGCGGCCGTCGGCGGCCGTCAGGCGCGGTGCAAATTCGGCACGTTGCGCTGCCAGCAGGTCGACGAAGCGGCCACTGCCGTCCAGCAGCTGGTCGATCAGCTGCAGTGCTTCGGGCCCGTGCATCGGCGGCAGGCTGGCCAGGGTGCTCAGCGACGAGGCGCTGGGCAGCTCGTTCGGCCGGATCTCCTCCGACACGTGCATCACGTAGCTGCCGCTCTCGAAGAACTCGATGGCGCCCGAGGTCAGTTCGCCATGGCAGATGCACACGTCCGCGGCCTGCGCCAGCTGGTCGATGGGCAGGGCCATCACCTGCTGCAGGGCTTCGGGCGTCTGCCCCAGCGTGCCGGCCACCACCGGCAGGCAGGCGGCGCCGGGCTTCAGGCGCACCAGCAGCTGCACGCCGGCCTGCGCACATCGCTGTGCCAGGGCCTTGTGGAATTGCGCCATGCCGATGAAATCAACATGGCTGATACCGCGGCCCGACAGGGCATTGAGCAGCAGGCATACCGTCTTCACCGCCGGCCGCACGGGCGGGTTGCGCCGCGGTGACAGGCGCACCGGCCGCGTCTTCACGCGGGCCCCCCACACGGTGCGCACCGGCGAGGCGAAGCCATCGCGTTCGATGGCCGTCACGTTCAGGCCATGCGGCAGCGGCTGCGTGGGGTAGGAGGAGTGCGGCAGCACCGTCACCTCGCTGCCCAGCTGCGCGGCCACCGAAAAGAGCGGGCCCATGGCGCCGGTGTCGTGATCGGTGAGGATGAAGTGCGGCCGGCTGCCCTGCAGGGCGCGCATCAGGCCCTGGTAGTTCACCGCCTGCAGGTAGCACTGGTCGGCAAACAGCTCGGCCTGGCGGCGCAGGGCCTCGGGCTGGGTCAGCAGGTCGGCCAGCTCGCGCATGTACAGCGCGCGGGCACGTTCACGGTACACCGCGCATTCGGGGCCTGCCCACTCGGCGGCCATGCGGGCTACGGGTGCCAGCGGCTGTCGTTCGCGGCTCAGCGGAATGTCCCAGAAGGGGCTGGGCAGCTCCAGCACGTGGTTGTGCCGGCGCGCGATCTCGGCCACGAAGTGGGGCAGGTTGGCGTAGACGGTGGGAATGTGCACCACCGCTTGTGCACGGCCCGCGCGGGCCTGCTGCTGCAGCCAGGTGAAGTCGAAGCAGTGGGCGGACGCATCGTCCACCCAGTGGGCGACGTCGTCGTAGTGGTCCACCACGCGCCAGCGGTCGGACGCGGCGCAGAAGGTATCGGTGCTGACGTAGGAGTCGAAGTAGAACTGCTGCGGTTTGCGGGGGCGGAAGACGCCCACCGCACGCTCCGGGAAGTGACCCTCGCAAGCTTCGCCGAGATGACGCGCGATCAGGGCCCGCAGGAAGAAGAAGCGCAGCGGGCCGTGGTCCCAGCCCGCCAGCATCCCGTCGCCGAACAGGCGTTCGCGTTCGCGGGTGAGCTGCTGATCGATGGCCTGCGCGCGCGTCATGGCCTGGGTGCTGTTGCGCGAGTGGCAGTGGCGGCCCACCTGCAACGGCCGGTACTCGAACAGCGCCGGGTCGAGGCCGGCGCGGGCGGCTTCGTCCACCAGGCCGGGGTCGATGAAGATCTGCTTCAGCCCCGCATACGGCGCCGGGTTGTTGCAGAAGTGCGCGATGTCGCTGTGCTGCAGGAACAGCAGGGCATCGATGTTCATGGCTTGCGGCAGATCACCGTCACGCCGTTGGCCAGGTCCAGCGGCAGCGTGGGGGTCACGTTGCGCTCGAACCAGTGCAGGAAGGCGCGCACACCCTCGTCTTCGTAGAAGCGGTCCATGGCCTTTCGGTAGGCCAGGAAGCCATCACCGCCCAGGGCCGCGGCGACCAGCGCGTTCTGGCGGAAGAAGCTCTGAGGCACCAGGTCCAGCAACTCCACACCGGCCACGTCGGCGGCCGTCTGCAGCTCCTGCGGCGAAGCCGATGCGTAGAACGCGCCGGCGATGCCTTTCGTGCGGTTGTCATAGCCGAACTTCTCGTAGTCCAGCTTGGCGTCGCGGGTCGCCAGCTCGTAGTTGGCGCGGTTGCAGTGGTCGAACACCAGCGTGCCGCCGGGTTTGAGCACGCGGGCCGCCTCCTTCAGGATCAGCGGCCAGTCGCGGAAGTGCGGGATCACCCAGCGGGTGACGATGCCGTCGAAGCGGGCGTCCTCGAAGGGAAGGGCGTACACGTTGCCTTCGACCAGCGTGATGCGGTCGCCCGGTGAGTCGGGCTGGATCTTCTCGAGCATCGCACGGCTGATGTCCACGCCGGTGGTGTCGAAGCCTTGTGCCGCCAGCGCCTTGGTCAGCACGCCGGTGCCGCAGCCCAGGTCCAGCACACGCGCGCCGGGCGCCAGGCGCTCGGTGAAGCGGGCCAGGTACTCGCTGGTGACGAAGTGGGTGAGGTCGCTGCGGTTGTTGGTCGTCTGGTCGTAGACGGTGGCGCGCTGCGGCGAGGTCCAGGCCCCGCTCTTGAACTGCTTGTTGGCGTGAAGGCTGACGGACAGGTCGGACATGGTGGTGTGCGGTGGGTGTAAGACGTCGGGGCTGCGGCGTTCAGGCCGCCTTGGCCGCGGGGCGCACCAGGTCGCCGCACAGCGTCGGCACGCGGTGGCGGTGCGGGTACTTGTTCAGCAGCACGCGGGCGCTGTCGTGGAACTCGGGCGGCACCACGTAGTCGCCCACCGAGTTGTGGAACAGCGGCACGTCCAGGATCTGCGCGATCGGCTGGCCCACGCGCTCCTCGGCCTGCAGGCACAGGTCGGTGCCCCACAGGTGCCAGCCCAGGGCCGGATCGATGGCCAGCTTGGTCTTGGCATGCAGGCACACGGCCAGCTCGTCGATCGAGACGCCGGCCTGCGTGGGTGCGTTGCGCATCAGGTGGCGGCGGTCCACCACCATGCCGGCATGGCGGGTCTGGCCGGGCCGTTCGGGGTCCATCTCCAGGCCTGCGAAGCCGACGGGCGCGCCGTTGAGGCCAGCTTCTTCCAGCGCGCCCAGCTGCAGCGCCAGCGCATAGCCGGTGCCGCGCGGGAAGTACACGTCCTGGTGGGCCATCACGCGCCAGGCATGCTTGGCCTGGGCGGCCCCCTTCGCATAGGCCTCGGCGGCGGTGGCGGCTTCCACCAGGATCAGCTGCGCGCCGGCTTCCATCAGGCCCGGCGAGCGGGCGATGTTCAGCTCCGCCTGCCAGATGCGATTGACCGGCACGATGACGCTGAACTGTGCCCGCTTGCCGGGCTTGATCAGTTGCTGCATCGGCCACTTGCTGCACACCACGATCATCTGGTAGCAGTCGAGGTTGCGCATGGCGGTGGCGGCGGGAATGCCCAGCGCCTGGGCGGCCTGCACCACGTGGTTCAAAAAGGGCGTGCGTTCGAGGTCGAAGCGGTACTGGTCCTGCAGGTGCGGCAGCCAGGCGCTGTCCAGGAACAGCTTGTACAGCGACGAGGGCGAGAAGAAGCGCACATGCGTCTGGTCGAGCAGGCCATTGGGGTCGTAGCTCATGTCGCCCGAGATCAGCCGCTGCACCACCGACAGGTGAGCCATGTTGGGCACGCAGCAGACGATCTTCGCGTCGTCGGCGGTCAGGTCATACAGCGCGTCCAGCACCTTGGCGGGGTCGCGCAGGTGTTCCAGCAGGTCACCGATCACGATGGTGTCGTAGCCGCCTTCCAGCTCGCTCAGGTCGGCGTGGTCCAGGTCCATCTGCAGCACGCCGTCGAGGTGCGGGCGGGCGGTTTCCACCGCTTCGGCCGACAGGTCGATGCCGTGCCACTGGGCCTGCGGATGC encodes the following:
- the pseI gene encoding pseudaminic acid synthase, yielding MSQHPSITIAGRPIGINHPPYVVAEMSANHNGSLERALHLLEVAQQAGADAVKIQSYTADTITLPGDTEDFIIRGGLWDGRRLHELYREAEMPWDWHAPLFAHARKLGITLFSSPFDRTAVDLLESLDAPAYKIASFEAVDLPLIRYVASTGKPMIISTGMANAQEVAEAVQAAREGGCRELAVLRCVSGYPAAPQDYNLRAIPDLVQRHGVVAGLSDHTLDDTTAIASVALGAALVEKHYTLDRNGGGPDDAFSLEPAELARLCRHLRTAWQALGVVRYGPAASENGNVKFRRSVYFVKDLAEGEVVTEDAIRVVRPGYGAAPKHYEAFLGKRMRRAVARYTPAQLADVG
- a CDS encoding class I SAM-dependent methyltransferase, which codes for MSDLSVSLHANKQFKSGAWTSPQRATVYDQTTNNRSDLTHFVTSEYLARFTERLAPGARVLDLGCGTGVLTKALAAQGFDTTGVDISRAMLEKIQPDSPGDRITLVEGNVYALPFEDARFDGIVTRWVIPHFRDWPLILKEAARVLKPGGTLVFDHCNRANYELATRDAKLDYEKFGYDNRTKGIAGAFYASASPQELQTAADVAGVELLDLVPQSFFRQNALVAAALGGDGFLAYRKAMDRFYEDEGVRAFLHWFERNVTPTLPLDLANGVTVICRKP
- a CDS encoding class I SAM-dependent methyltransferase encodes the protein MSAVPANYYDGLNQKLLDAIPPGARKVLELGCANGRLGRRFKELHPQAQWHGIDLSAEAVETARPHLDGVLQMDLDHADLSELEGGYDTIVIGDLLEHLRDPAKVLDALYDLTADDAKIVCCVPNMAHLSVVQRLISGDMSYDPNGLLDQTHVRFFSPSSLYKLFLDSAWLPHLQDQYRFDLERTPFLNHVVQAAQALGIPAATAMRNLDCYQMIVVCSKWPMQQLIKPGKRAQFSVIVPVNRIWQAELNIARSPGLMEAGAQLILVEAATAAEAYAKGAAQAKHAWRVMAHQDVYFPRGTGYALALQLGALEEAGLNGAPVGFAGLEMDPERPGQTRHAGMVVDRRHLMRNAPTQAGVSIDELAVCLHAKTKLAIDPALGWHLWGTDLCLQAEERVGQPIAQILDVPLFHNSVGDYVVPPEFHDSARVLLNKYPHRHRVPTLCGDLVRPAAKAA